The proteins below come from a single Cupriavidus sp. WKF15 genomic window:
- a CDS encoding transporter, giving the protein MPARERTFTWWIWLAPWALTVAHAQELEPRAYSALPVGANFLAATYSLLTGDVLTDPSLPISDVRARISIYGAGYVRAFDLFGRTASIGIFMPFASADVGGNVFDAPNSVHRAGIGDTRMRLAVNFLGGSALKPADFLKRTPATTLGGSVTVIAPTGQFNANHLINIGANRWAVKPEIGLSQPLRNWFAEVSAGVWFFGDNPDFLGSNRRSQSPLWVFQLHAGYQFRPALWIATDVGFYTGGNTSVNGIANADRQQNSRYGITLSVPMAAGWSAKLGASKGFMTRAGGDYKALTLTLQYQWLDP; this is encoded by the coding sequence ATGCCAGCACGTGAGCGTACCTTTACCTGGTGGATTTGGCTTGCTCCCTGGGCTCTGACGGTCGCCCACGCGCAGGAGTTGGAACCTCGCGCCTATTCCGCCTTGCCTGTTGGCGCCAACTTCCTCGCCGCCACCTATTCGTTACTGACTGGCGATGTGCTGACCGACCCGTCCCTGCCTATCTCGGATGTGCGAGCCAGAATATCCATCTATGGGGCGGGCTACGTGCGCGCGTTTGACCTCTTTGGACGAACGGCATCGATTGGCATTTTCATGCCGTTTGCGAGCGCCGATGTCGGTGGAAACGTGTTCGATGCACCGAACTCGGTCCATCGAGCAGGAATTGGCGACACCCGTATGCGACTGGCCGTCAATTTCCTGGGCGGCTCCGCACTGAAACCGGCTGATTTCCTGAAAAGGACACCTGCTACCACGCTGGGCGGAAGCGTGACAGTCATTGCACCAACCGGGCAATTCAATGCGAACCACCTGATCAACATTGGTGCCAATCGTTGGGCCGTCAAGCCGGAAATCGGATTGTCGCAGCCCTTGCGCAACTGGTTTGCAGAGGTTTCCGCGGGCGTGTGGTTCTTTGGCGACAACCCGGATTTCCTCGGCAGCAACCGGCGTTCACAATCGCCCCTCTGGGTATTCCAGTTGCACGCTGGCTATCAGTTTCGGCCTGCCTTGTGGATTGCGACCGATGTTGGCTTCTACACCGGCGGCAACACCTCGGTGAATGGCATCGCCAACGCCGACCGGCAGCAGAACTCGCGTTATGGCATCACGCTATCGGTGCCAATGGCGGCGGGGTGGTCGGCCAAGCTTGGGGCGTCAAAGGGATTCATGACCCGCGCGGGGGGCGACTACAAGGCGCTCACGCTGACGCTCCAATACCAGTGGTTAGATCCATGA
- a CDS encoding universal stress protein — MYTRILVAIDGSHCGGRGLDEAIGLAAASGTELDIVHIVDGGYEEPEVRASLVRQGHRLLAEAQAQAQAESRHVRSQAIRIDEILTLGDTGKQIQQLAEDRGAQIIVAGTHGRTGIGRVSTGSVAERLLRHGSVPALLIKASHHVGAAP; from the coding sequence ATGTATACGAGGATTTTAGTAGCGATCGACGGTAGTCACTGCGGCGGCCGTGGGCTGGATGAGGCCATAGGGCTTGCAGCGGCGAGTGGCACGGAACTGGACATTGTGCACATTGTCGACGGTGGCTACGAGGAGCCAGAAGTACGTGCGAGCCTTGTACGGCAAGGGCACAGGCTTCTGGCAGAGGCACAGGCGCAGGCGCAGGCGGAGTCCAGACATGTGCGCAGCCAGGCAATCCGGATCGACGAGATCCTGACGCTTGGTGATACGGGCAAGCAGATTCAGCAGCTTGCGGAAGACCGCGGCGCCCAGATCATCGTGGCGGGTACGCACGGCCGCACAGGTATCGGGCGGGTATCGACGGGGAGCGTGGCGGAACGTTTGCTGCGCCATGGCAGCGTGCCCGCCTTGCTGATCAAGGCATCCCATCATGTCGGCGCGGCGCCCTGA
- a CDS encoding universal stress protein: MNYSSILVHLDRNRHTASRLALASQLANSHDCPLIGIMGGFVPDPAWFYLMDNAALYIEADRQRRQLAKESIRDQFHEATKHLSAGVEWRSAEHDVLSMVLRESREAGLIIAGQYDANGEEGPIATQILEALLLESGRPVLVVPCDGRFPATGSRVILAWNGSREATRALHDALPMIGGAKARVVCAQTAAKEARPDATPVAHAVRVLERHGVAVEVEQGPGGSDLTIGELLLSRAADFDADLIVMGAYGHGRMRELVLGGVTRTLLSSMTVPVLFSH; the protein is encoded by the coding sequence ATGAACTACAGCAGCATCCTGGTTCATCTGGACCGCAACAGGCACACGGCGAGCCGCCTTGCGCTCGCGTCGCAACTGGCGAACTCACATGACTGTCCGCTAATCGGCATCATGGGAGGCTTCGTTCCCGATCCGGCATGGTTCTATCTGATGGACAATGCCGCGCTCTACATCGAAGCGGACCGGCAGCGCCGCCAGTTGGCAAAGGAAAGCATTCGTGACCAGTTCCACGAGGCGACGAAACACCTGTCCGCCGGCGTGGAGTGGCGGTCGGCCGAGCATGATGTGCTGTCGATGGTGCTCCGGGAGTCGCGCGAGGCGGGCCTGATCATTGCTGGCCAGTACGATGCAAATGGCGAGGAGGGTCCAATCGCAACCCAGATACTCGAGGCCTTGCTGTTGGAAAGCGGCCGTCCGGTTCTTGTCGTCCCGTGTGACGGGCGATTCCCTGCAACAGGTTCGCGTGTAATATTGGCATGGAATGGAAGCCGGGAAGCTACGCGAGCATTGCACGATGCGTTACCGATGATCGGCGGAGCGAAGGCACGCGTGGTATGCGCCCAGACTGCGGCCAAGGAGGCAAGGCCGGACGCGACGCCGGTTGCCCATGCCGTGCGTGTCCTCGAACGTCACGGTGTAGCGGTGGAAGTTGAACAAGGCCCCGGCGGTTCGGACCTGACCATTGGTGAACTGCTGCTGTCGCGAGCCGCCGACTTCGATGCGGACCTGATCGTCATGGGCGCTTACGGCCACGGGCGGATGCGCGAGCTTGTACTGGGCGGCGTCACTCGCACCTTGCTGTCGTCGATGACGGTACCAGTATTGTTCTCGCATTGA
- a CDS encoding ABC transporter ATP-binding protein: protein MTMAHVAISAQGIEKWFGEGEARTHALRDVSFDAYFGEILFVVGPSGSGKTTLLSVISGILRPDGGRVMIDGVDVWRLTDDELAAFRLAKVGFVFQDYHLFPRLTTLENVAIPLVLRRRDWDEALAEARKYLRIVGLENRAQLPPVKLSGGEQQRVAIARAIVSQPDILILDEPTASLDGETGRTIMTFIRKEILNDRRCIVVVTHDARIFDMASRILDMEDGRLKAIEAGTAQ from the coding sequence ATGACCATGGCACACGTCGCGATCTCGGCACAAGGTATCGAGAAGTGGTTCGGCGAAGGCGAGGCCAGAACCCACGCGCTACGTGACGTCAGCTTCGACGCCTACTTCGGCGAGATCCTGTTCGTTGTTGGTCCATCAGGCAGCGGCAAGACGACCTTGCTCAGCGTGATCTCCGGCATCCTGAGACCGGATGGGGGGCGCGTGATGATCGATGGCGTCGATGTATGGCGCCTCACTGACGACGAGCTGGCCGCATTCCGGCTGGCCAAGGTGGGCTTCGTGTTTCAGGACTATCACCTGTTTCCCCGCCTCACGACTCTGGAGAATGTCGCCATTCCTCTGGTCCTGCGCCGGCGTGACTGGGATGAAGCGCTGGCCGAAGCCCGCAAATACTTGCGGATTGTCGGCTTGGAAAATCGGGCACAGCTGCCTCCGGTCAAGCTCAGCGGTGGCGAGCAGCAGCGCGTCGCGATCGCGCGGGCTATTGTCAGCCAGCCCGATATCCTCATCCTTGACGAGCCCACCGCGTCGCTGGATGGCGAGACCGGCCGCACCATCATGACGTTCATTCGCAAGGAAATCCTCAATGACAGGCGTTGCATTGTCGTCGTGACGCACGATGCGCGGATTTTCGATATGGCATCTCGCATACTCGACATGGAGGACGGGCGACTCAAGGCCATTGAAGCAGGAACTGCACAATGA
- a CDS encoding HlyD family efflux transporter periplasmic adaptor subunit → MKKNRWLFLVSALGALVGVAAAVFYAQQKPPLPPVFQPAANPYRSGIYANGIVESEQDSGANVNVYPEVTGTVARIAVREGQAVKRGDELLTIEDSVQRALAQQQSAQADAADAQLAQLLAQPRKETLEVAQAQVDAAAASLKTVEDQYDKLHKSWQIDARSVSQDAMDNAANAVGVARSSLVVARRQLALTRAGAWTYDIRNQEKQRDALRKAADAADALLRKYVVRAPMDGVVLSVNTAVGAYVSPQGTYDTYTQGNQPVAVLSSQQDWLAVRVYVDEILVHRLQLSRGMQARMFVRGTDTSITLEFVRLQPYLTPKIQLSDQRTERVDVRVLPVIFRFRRPSQPAIYPGQLVDVYLGGAP, encoded by the coding sequence ATGAAGAAGAACCGCTGGCTCTTCCTGGTGTCCGCACTTGGCGCCCTGGTCGGCGTCGCGGCCGCGGTCTTTTACGCGCAGCAGAAGCCGCCCCTTCCGCCCGTATTCCAGCCGGCGGCCAATCCATATCGAAGTGGCATCTACGCCAACGGCATCGTGGAAAGCGAACAGGACAGCGGGGCCAACGTCAATGTTTACCCGGAGGTGACCGGCACCGTGGCCAGGATCGCCGTCCGGGAAGGTCAGGCCGTCAAGCGCGGCGACGAACTGCTGACCATCGAAGACTCGGTCCAACGCGCGCTCGCGCAGCAGCAGTCCGCGCAGGCGGATGCCGCTGATGCCCAGCTCGCGCAATTGCTGGCCCAGCCGCGCAAGGAAACCTTGGAGGTGGCGCAGGCACAGGTCGACGCCGCAGCCGCGAGCCTCAAGACGGTGGAGGACCAGTACGACAAACTGCACAAGTCGTGGCAGATTGATGCCAGGTCCGTCAGCCAGGACGCCATGGATAACGCCGCCAACGCTGTGGGGGTCGCACGCAGTTCCCTGGTGGTGGCACGTAGGCAACTGGCGCTGACGCGCGCCGGTGCATGGACGTACGACATTCGCAACCAGGAAAAGCAGCGCGATGCGTTGCGCAAGGCAGCCGATGCGGCCGATGCCCTGCTGCGGAAATACGTGGTGCGCGCCCCGATGGACGGGGTGGTGCTGTCGGTCAATACCGCCGTGGGGGCCTATGTATCGCCGCAAGGGACATATGACACCTATACGCAGGGCAATCAGCCCGTTGCCGTCCTGAGCAGCCAGCAGGACTGGCTGGCGGTCCGTGTCTACGTCGACGAGATTCTTGTGCACCGGCTGCAACTCAGCCGTGGCATGCAGGCGCGCATGTTCGTGCGCGGCACTGACACCAGCATCACGCTGGAATTTGTCCGACTACAGCCATACCTGACCCCGAAGATCCAGCTCTCGGACCAGAGAACGGAGCGCGTTGATGTCCGCGTGCTGCCGGTGATCTTTCGCTTCAGGAGACCTTCGCAGCCAGCGATTTACCCGGGGCAACTGGTGGATGTGTATCTGGGCGGGGCACCGTGA
- a CDS encoding TCP-1/cpn60 chaperonin family protein translates to MALIRARTALQAWQAPNPEPAAGARIVHAALAAPMRQIVANAGADADGVVHRVCEGSGTLGYDAGGERYGGMLELGVIDPVKVVRTALQNAISIASLLLTTDCMIALERAPYPSAEGAARGAGMFGEEY, encoded by the coding sequence GTGGCGCTGATACGTGCCCGTACCGCGCTGCAGGCGTGGCAGGCACCAAATCCGGAGCCGGCTGCTGGTGCGCGCATTGTCCACGCCGCGCTGGCAGCGCCGATGCGGCAGATCGTCGCCAATGCCGGCGCTGACGCCGATGGGGTGGTCCACCGCGTGTGCGAGGGCTCGGGAACGCTCGGCTATGATGCCGGCGGCGAGCGCTATGGCGGCATGCTCGAGCTGGGTGTGATCGACCCGGTCAAGGTCGTACGCACCGCGCTACAGAACGCCATTTCCATTGCATCGCTGCTGCTCACCACCGACTGCATGATTGCCCTGGAGCGCGCTCCTTACCCGTCAGCCGAGGGAGCAGCGCGAGGGGCGGGGATGTTCGGCGAGGAATACTGA
- a CDS encoding phosphoribosyltransferase family protein produces the protein MSFIDRQDAARQLARALSRHAGQHPLVLAVPRGAVPMGAVIADALGADLDIVLVHKLGAPGNPEFAIGAVDESGWTYLTSHAAMAGADHAYVDRERAAQLEELRRRRARYTPGREAVSAAGRRVIVVDDGLATGASMIAALHSARMQKPLHLVCAVPVAPPQTLERLRPYADEVVCLESPPSFRAVGEFYREFPQVDDEQVVAALNGR, from the coding sequence ATGTCTTTCATCGACAGGCAGGATGCCGCCAGGCAACTGGCGCGCGCGCTAAGCCGACACGCCGGCCAGCACCCGCTGGTGCTGGCCGTGCCGCGTGGCGCGGTGCCGATGGGCGCAGTCATTGCCGACGCCCTCGGGGCCGACCTTGACATCGTGCTGGTACACAAGCTCGGCGCGCCGGGCAATCCCGAGTTTGCCATCGGGGCCGTGGACGAGAGCGGCTGGACCTATCTGACATCTCATGCGGCCATGGCCGGTGCAGACCATGCATACGTCGACCGGGAGCGTGCAGCGCAACTCGAGGAGCTACGCCGCCGCCGCGCCCGCTACACACCGGGCCGCGAGGCAGTCAGCGCGGCAGGACGGCGGGTCATCGTCGTGGACGACGGCCTGGCCACCGGTGCATCGATGATTGCGGCTTTGCATTCTGCCAGAATGCAGAAGCCACTTCACCTGGTATGCGCGGTACCGGTGGCGCCGCCGCAGACGCTGGAGCGCCTGCGGCCGTATGCCGATGAAGTGGTGTGCCTCGAATCGCCACCGTCTTTCCGCGCGGTTGGTGAGTTCTATCGTGAGTTTCCCCAGGTCGATGACGAGCAGGTCGTGGCCGCCCTGAACGGGCGCTGA
- a CDS encoding SagB/ThcOx family dehydrogenase produces the protein MTHPIVSAEAAVEFVDLPTPRTEGGMPLLTALHNRRSTRSFAQRPLDDVLLSTLLWAAFGISRPDSGLRTAPSTLNWQEIDLYVALPEGLYVLEPVGWRLRLVTGEDLRAATGLQDYVSTAPLNLVYVSRLSKLDDADKPLRRFYTALDAGYISQNVYLFCAASGLATVARGLLDRRALARAMRLDPDQRVILAQSVGFPP, from the coding sequence GTGACCCATCCTATTGTTTCAGCCGAAGCCGCCGTGGAGTTCGTGGACCTTCCCACGCCCCGGACCGAAGGTGGCATGCCGCTCCTTACGGCGCTTCACAACAGGCGCTCCACCAGAAGCTTCGCGCAGCGCCCCCTGGACGACGTGCTGCTGTCCACGCTGTTGTGGGCGGCCTTTGGCATCAGCCGTCCCGATAGCGGCCTGCGGACGGCGCCTTCGACCCTCAACTGGCAGGAGATCGATCTCTATGTCGCCTTGCCGGAGGGGCTCTACGTGCTCGAGCCTGTGGGCTGGCGGCTTCGCCTGGTGACCGGCGAAGACCTGCGGGCAGCCACCGGCTTGCAGGACTACGTGTCGACCGCGCCGCTGAATCTGGTCTATGTCAGCAGGTTGTCAAAGCTCGATGACGCCGATAAGCCGCTGCGCCGGTTCTATACGGCCCTGGATGCCGGTTACATCAGCCAGAACGTCTACCTGTTCTGTGCCGCGTCGGGCCTGGCGACGGTCGCACGAGGCCTGCTGGACCGCCGCGCGCTCGCAAGGGCAATGCGGCTGGATCCCGATCAGCGCGTCATCCTGGCCCAAAGCGTGGGCTTTCCCCCGTAA
- a CDS encoding efflux transporter outer membrane subunit, translating into MSWQLHYRKPLAAMLATALWGCAVGPDFVSPPAPAVTDYVRSGDAADTPAGEGQIQHFASGAPVPAHWWHMFGSDELDRALEVALAGNPSLQVAEANLRQADAAARAGAGVFYPQVAVQAQASRQTTTPARLGSVVAPGIFNVFTLGATVSYALELFGGNRRAVEALSARAEAQRYAVGAAWLTLTGTLVNTAIARAGYATQIAATEALVKVVREQVEVTRAQVSAGTATHASELSLLSQLGSLEATLPPLEQRLDQADHLEATLGGRFPSESEPLALSLESLALPTDLPRVLPSELVRRRPDVLAAQAELHVAAANVGVATAAMLPSIALSATYGREGTQPGALFAAGGGIWGMAAAAFAPVFQGGTLYYGRRAALAQFEAAQANYRQVVLAAFAQVADALRALEHDALTVDAQDRARQAALQLMSEVQANYRAGTTGYLQVLVANAQYQQASIGYIQARAQRLQDTVALFLALGGAWQDQPPLP; encoded by the coding sequence GTGAGCTGGCAGCTCCACTACCGCAAGCCGCTTGCGGCGATGCTGGCGACCGCGCTTTGGGGTTGTGCGGTCGGGCCCGATTTCGTGTCACCGCCGGCGCCGGCGGTGACCGACTATGTGCGAAGCGGGGACGCCGCCGACACGCCGGCGGGCGAGGGACAGATCCAGCACTTTGCGTCCGGTGCGCCCGTGCCGGCGCACTGGTGGCACATGTTTGGCAGCGATGAGCTGGATCGCGCCCTGGAAGTGGCGTTGGCCGGGAATCCGAGCCTGCAGGTCGCCGAAGCCAACCTGCGGCAGGCCGACGCGGCCGCCCGTGCCGGCGCAGGCGTGTTCTATCCGCAGGTCGCGGTGCAGGCACAGGCGTCACGGCAGACCACGACGCCCGCGAGGCTCGGGAGCGTAGTCGCTCCCGGCATTTTCAATGTCTTCACGCTGGGGGCCACGGTCAGCTACGCGCTGGAGTTGTTCGGCGGCAACCGCAGGGCGGTGGAGGCCCTGTCGGCACGGGCGGAGGCGCAACGCTACGCGGTCGGCGCGGCCTGGCTCACGTTGACCGGGACGCTCGTCAACACCGCAATTGCTCGGGCCGGCTATGCGACGCAGATTGCCGCCACGGAGGCGTTGGTGAAGGTGGTGCGCGAGCAAGTGGAAGTCACGCGCGCGCAAGTCAGCGCCGGTACGGCAACCCACGCCAGCGAACTGAGCCTGCTGAGCCAGCTCGGTTCACTGGAGGCGACACTACCCCCGCTCGAACAGCGGCTGGACCAGGCCGATCATCTCGAGGCGACGCTGGGTGGACGCTTCCCTTCGGAGTCGGAGCCACTGGCCCTGTCCCTCGAATCGCTCGCATTGCCGACGGACCTGCCACGCGTGTTGCCCTCCGAACTGGTACGGCGCAGGCCGGATGTGCTTGCCGCGCAGGCTGAACTGCATGTCGCGGCGGCGAACGTCGGCGTAGCCACTGCTGCCATGCTCCCGAGCATTGCGTTGAGCGCCACCTACGGGCGCGAGGGAACGCAGCCCGGAGCCCTGTTCGCCGCGGGCGGCGGCATCTGGGGCATGGCCGCCGCCGCCTTTGCGCCAGTATTCCAGGGCGGCACTCTGTACTACGGACGGCGCGCCGCTCTGGCGCAATTCGAGGCGGCGCAGGCCAACTACCGGCAGGTTGTGCTGGCGGCCTTTGCCCAGGTGGCCGATGCGCTGCGGGCCCTGGAGCATGACGCGCTCACAGTGGATGCGCAGGATCGCGCGCGGCAGGCCGCGCTCCAGCTCATGTCCGAAGTCCAGGCCAATTACAGGGCCGGCACGACGGGATATCTTCAGGTTCTCGTTGCCAATGCCCAGTACCAGCAGGCAAGCATCGGCTACATACAGGCGCGCGCGCAGCGGCTGCAGGACACAGTGGCACTGTTCCTTGCGCTTGGCGGCGCCTGGCAAGACCAGCCCCCGCTCCCTTGA
- a CDS encoding ABC transporter permease, with protein sequence MPGILLLAYKLLVNDRAKFTGLLVGITFSVFLMIEMTSLFAGVLNRSSSTVFNIGASIWVMDPAVNTVANTIGMPDYVLDAVRSIDGVRFAVPLYSGGALVRLNSGVYQPVTVVGIDDTSLFGRPRVVRGSIDDLFAENAFLVVKDAEYRKLENPDVGTTFEINDHRGVIVGLAEVSSSGLFGVPTLYTTYRRAIQYLPTSRYTISYILVEPKTPADTPRIQQAVGRLGYTALTKDQFVDRISDFYKYQTGLGTNILLMTVISFIVGLSISGQTFYTFIVENLEKFGALKAIGAKGHELVAMILFQATFVSLTGYGLGIGLCTVLIALARLRIPNYAALITFYNLAMALAMVMVIAGISGYIGVRKVLRIEPFDIFRA encoded by the coding sequence ATTCCGGGCATCTTGCTGCTGGCTTACAAGCTGCTGGTCAATGACCGGGCCAAATTTACGGGGCTGCTGGTCGGCATTACCTTCTCCGTGTTCCTGATGATCGAGATGACGTCGCTCTTTGCGGGCGTCCTGAACCGTTCGTCGTCCACGGTATTCAACATAGGCGCCAGCATCTGGGTCATGGATCCGGCCGTCAACACGGTGGCCAACACAATTGGCATGCCTGACTATGTACTGGACGCCGTGCGCAGCATCGACGGCGTACGCTTTGCGGTGCCGCTCTACTCGGGCGGCGCACTGGTGCGCCTGAACAGCGGTGTCTATCAGCCTGTGACCGTGGTCGGGATCGACGACACGAGCCTGTTCGGCCGCCCACGGGTCGTGCGCGGCAGCATCGATGACCTTTTTGCCGAGAATGCCTTTCTGGTTGTCAAGGACGCGGAATACCGAAAGCTGGAAAACCCGGATGTGGGTACGACGTTCGAGATCAATGACCATCGAGGCGTGATCGTTGGGCTTGCAGAGGTATCGAGCAGCGGACTGTTTGGCGTGCCGACGCTCTATACGACATACCGGCGCGCGATTCAGTACCTGCCTACCAGCCGTTACACGATCTCGTACATCCTGGTCGAGCCGAAGACGCCCGCGGACACGCCTCGCATCCAGCAGGCGGTCGGACGGCTTGGCTACACCGCGCTCACCAAGGACCAGTTTGTCGACCGCATTTCCGATTTCTACAAGTACCAGACCGGGCTGGGCACGAATATCCTGCTGATGACCGTCATCAGCTTTATCGTCGGATTGTCGATTTCAGGGCAGACCTTCTATACCTTCATCGTCGAGAACCTCGAGAAGTTCGGTGCGCTCAAGGCCATCGGCGCCAAAGGGCATGAGTTGGTGGCGATGATCCTGTTCCAGGCAACATTCGTGTCGCTGACCGGATATGGCCTTGGCATCGGGCTGTGCACCGTACTGATTGCCCTGGCGCGGCTGCGCATCCCCAATTATGCGGCGCTGATCACGTTCTACAACCTTGCCATGGCGCTGGCGATGGTCATGGTGATCGCGGGCATATCGGGCTACATCGGCGTACGCAAGGTGCTACGTATCGAACCGTTCGACATCTTCCGGGCATGA
- a CDS encoding universal stress protein yields MYQRILVALDGGTASEAALDDAIPLAQAMGAEVEVIYVVDDSSPFLDVTGMDPVRLIDDLVMVGESVLSAAANKLGRAGVRHCTRLLSKHMIRDDIATTIVAEAAAWPADLIVMGTHGRRGARRLIMGSVSRGVMVRTTLPVLLVCQARDGIHSPISSHGKELA; encoded by the coding sequence ATGTACCAACGCATCCTGGTAGCCCTTGACGGCGGCACAGCTTCCGAGGCCGCGCTGGACGATGCCATTCCACTTGCGCAGGCCATGGGTGCCGAGGTGGAGGTGATCTATGTGGTCGATGACAGCAGCCCGTTCCTTGACGTTACGGGGATGGACCCCGTCAGGCTGATCGATGACCTGGTTATGGTGGGGGAAAGCGTGCTCTCGGCCGCAGCGAACAAGCTCGGGCGGGCTGGCGTACGTCATTGCACGCGCTTGCTGAGCAAACACATGATCCGGGACGACATCGCAACGACCATCGTGGCGGAAGCTGCCGCATGGCCTGCAGACCTGATCGTAATGGGCACGCACGGACGCCGTGGCGCACGCAGGCTAATCATGGGCAGCGTGTCCCGGGGCGTCATGGTCCGGACAACCCTGCCAGTGCTGCTGGTCTGTCAGGCCAGGGATGGCATCCACAGCCCGATTTCGTCTCACGGCAAGGAGTTAGCATGA
- a CDS encoding BON domain-containing protein translates to MKGDIQLKQDVTEELTWDPSVNASEIGVQVVDGVVTLTGHLQNFAEKYAAEAAVKRIPGVKALAVELDVRLPDDSQRTDSDIARAASNVLSWQTMVPSGRIKIMVEHGVITLTGDVDWNYQRVAAEHAVAGLFGVASVTNAIAVRPLVNQADLSQRIKDAIERQAVLDASHVTVAVSEGNVKLGGSLRTWSEREAAYNAAWSAPGVISVENNISVNL, encoded by the coding sequence ATGAAAGGCGATATCCAACTGAAGCAGGACGTAACCGAAGAACTGACCTGGGACCCGTCAGTCAATGCGAGCGAGATCGGAGTGCAAGTGGTTGACGGCGTGGTGACTCTTACCGGGCATCTGCAGAATTTTGCCGAGAAGTATGCGGCCGAAGCCGCGGTGAAGCGGATTCCCGGCGTCAAGGCGTTGGCTGTCGAACTGGATGTGCGCCTGCCGGACGACTCACAGCGCACCGACAGCGATATTGCGCGGGCTGCCTCCAATGTCCTGTCCTGGCAAACTATGGTGCCGAGTGGCCGCATCAAGATCATGGTCGAGCATGGCGTGATTACGCTGACCGGGGACGTCGACTGGAACTACCAGCGCGTGGCCGCGGAGCACGCTGTTGCCGGACTCTTCGGGGTGGCTAGCGTCACGAATGCAATTGCCGTGCGCCCGCTGGTCAACCAGGCCGACCTGAGCCAGCGGATCAAAGATGCCATCGAGCGGCAGGCGGTGCTGGATGCCAGCCACGTAACGGTGGCCGTATCGGAAGGGAACGTCAAGCTGGGTGGCAGCCTGCGGACCTGGTCCGAGCGGGAAGCGGCATACAACGCTGCGTGGTCGGCGCCCGGTGTGATTTCGGTCGAAAACAACATCAGCGTCAATCTTTGA